A genomic segment from Gracilinanus agilis isolate LMUSP501 chromosome 1, AgileGrace, whole genome shotgun sequence encodes:
- the BHMT2 gene encoding S-methylmethionine--homocysteine S-methyltransferase BHMT2 has product MAPVGGKREKKGILERLHSGEVVIGDGSFVITLEKRGYVKAGLWTPEATVEHPEAVRQLHTEYLRAGSNVMQTFTFFADKDNLESKWKDVNEAACELAREVAEKGDALVAGGVSKTSLYKSHENELEIKELFQLQLEVFTRKNVDFLIAEYFDCCEEAVWAVEVLKGSGKPVAATMCIGPEGDMNNLTPGECAVRLVKAGASIVGVNCRFGPDISLATVKLMKEGLEASGLKAFLMVQSLGFHTPDCGKGGFVDLPQYPFGLEPRVATRWDIQKYAREAYNLGVRYIGGCCGFEPYHIRAIAEELAPERGFLPDASEKHGSWGSGLNMHTKPWVRARAQKEYWKNLLPASGRPYFPSLSKPDA; this is encoded by the exons ggCATTCTAGAACGGCTGCATAGTGGAGAGGTTGTGATTGGTGATGGAAGTTTTGTCATTACCCTTGAGAAGAGGGGATACGTGAAAGCTGGACTTTGGACCCCAGAAGCAACTGTAGAACATCCAGAAGCAG TACGCCAGCTTCACACAGAGTATCTGAGAGCTGGATCCAATGTCATGCAGACCTTTACCTTCTTTGCTGACAAGGATAATTTGGAAAGCAAG TGGAAAGATGTAAATGAAGCTGCCTGCGAACTTGCCAGGGAAGTGGCTGAAAAGGGAGATGCCTTGGTAGCAGGTGGAGTCAGTAAAACATCATTGTACAAAAGCCATGAGAATGAACTTGAAATTAAAGAACTTTTCCAACTACAACTAGAAGTTTTTACCAGAAAGAATGTGGACTTCTTGATTGCAGAG tattttgATTGTTGTGAAGAAGCTGTATGGGCTGTTGAAGTCTTGAAAGGGTCTGGGAAGCCAGTGGCAGCTACCATGTGCATTGGTCCAGAGGGAGACATGAATAATTTAACACCTGGAGAATGCGCAGTTCGATTGGTCAAAGCAG GAGCTTCAATCGTGGGTGTGAACTGTCGCTTTGGACCAGATATTAGCTTGGCCACTGTGAAGCTAATGAAAGAGGGCCTAGAGGCCTCTGGTCTGAAAGCTTTCTTGATGGTGCAGTCACTGGGGTTCCACACACCTGACTGTGGCAAGGGAGGCTTTGTAGACCTCCCCCAGTACCCTTTCG GTCTGGAACCCAGAGTTGCTACCAGATGGGATATTCAAAAATATGCCAGGGAAGCCTACAATCTGGGTGTCAGGTACATCGGGGGCTGCTGTGGATTTGAGCCTTATCACATCAGAGCGATTGCTGAGGAGCTGGCTCCTGAAAGGGGCTTCTTGCCTGATgcttcagaaaaacatggcagcTGGGGCAGTGGTTTGAATATGCACACCAAGCCCTGGGTTAGAGCAAG GGCACAGAAAGAATACTGGAAGAATCTGTTGCCAGCTTCAGGAAGGCCatactttccttctttgtcaAAACCAGATGCCTGA